The following are encoded together in the Nitrospira sp. genome:
- a CDS encoding FtsQ-type POTRA domain-containing protein produces MSLEWRKARPSKITPRANARSESGPDRRRGAAAGGYWSRLGRGLLISLRVMATVTVLVGGCSGLFVLAREVGPLTREWFLVRSVSVNGLHHVTRKEVIGRLALKPDTALYSINPTWLADRVKTHPWIKDATVVLKPLHEIHIDIVEREPAVVVRTLAENLLTDAEGVLLAHLGSSDDPTLPMLSGVDGRRLAQGKAEDRRPVQVGAALARMVGQTTGGRPDVNVGNLNNLVVEVQGVTFQFSESSMNQQWSRFLKMRPALRDVAFDGEGARANEIDLRFADRVIVRGRG; encoded by the coding sequence ATGTCGCTGGAATGGCGCAAGGCGCGACCGAGCAAAATCACTCCACGGGCCAATGCCCGTTCGGAATCCGGACCGGATCGCCGCCGTGGTGCTGCAGCAGGCGGATACTGGTCACGATTGGGGAGAGGCTTGCTGATCTCTCTTCGCGTGATGGCGACGGTGACCGTGTTGGTCGGCGGCTGCTCGGGGTTGTTTGTTCTGGCGAGAGAAGTGGGACCGCTCACGCGGGAATGGTTTCTGGTGCGATCCGTGTCCGTGAACGGCCTGCACCATGTCACCAGAAAAGAGGTGATCGGTCGGCTGGCGCTGAAACCCGATACCGCGCTGTATTCCATCAATCCGACGTGGCTGGCAGACCGGGTGAAAACCCATCCCTGGATCAAGGATGCCACCGTGGTGTTAAAGCCGTTACACGAAATCCATATCGACATCGTCGAGCGCGAGCCGGCGGTGGTCGTGCGCACGTTGGCCGAAAACCTCTTGACCGATGCGGAGGGTGTGTTGCTGGCACATCTCGGGTCCAGTGATGACCCGACGTTACCGATGTTGTCAGGGGTCGATGGGCGACGTCTGGCACAAGGAAAGGCCGAGGATCGCCGCCCTGTGCAAGTCGGCGCGGCTCTGGCGCGCATGGTGGGTCAGACCACCGGCGGTCGGCCGGACGTCAATGTGGGGAATTTGAATAACCTGGTGGTCGAGGTCCAGGGCGTGACGTTTCAGTTCAGTGAGTCGTCGATGAATCAGCAATGGTCTCGGTTTCTGAAAATGCGGCCCGCACTGCGTGATGTGGCCTTTGACGGCGAGGGCGCCAGAGCGAACGAAATCGATCTTCGCTTTGCCGACCGCGTCATTGTTCGGGGAAGGGGGTGA
- a CDS encoding D-alanine--D-alanine ligase: MTGRKLLTRSKIGVLMGGQSSERDVSLKTGEAVYRSLVRTGYDAVAIDVSSNLSSALEEHRVEIAFLALHGPGGEDGAIQGFLETMGMPYTGSGVRASAIGMHKVVTKTELAAHGIPVARGTIVRRGTAPTLNRILTGCKLKLPVVVKPPSQGSTIGVTIVRKPSQWKEALRTAHQYEAEAMVEAYIPGHEVTVSLLGDANEVVTVLPAVEIVAPDGFYDFSAKYQKGRTQYVCPAPLPAAVTKQITRLAMETYQALGCSGAARVDFRITPKGKPYVLEINTVPGMTETSLLPMAAGKAGLSYDVLTERILQSAVRRAGAGPFRAVR, translated from the coding sequence GTGACGGGACGGAAGCTGCTGACTCGTTCGAAGATTGGAGTGTTGATGGGAGGCCAGTCCTCCGAACGCGACGTGTCGCTGAAAACCGGCGAAGCCGTCTATCGTTCGCTCGTGCGGACCGGCTACGACGCGGTGGCCATCGATGTCAGTTCGAATCTGTCATCCGCCTTGGAGGAGCACCGAGTCGAAATTGCATTCCTGGCGTTACACGGACCTGGCGGGGAAGACGGCGCCATCCAGGGATTTTTAGAGACCATGGGGATGCCCTACACAGGATCAGGTGTGCGGGCCAGCGCGATCGGCATGCATAAGGTGGTCACCAAGACGGAGCTCGCTGCCCACGGCATTCCGGTGGCGCGCGGCACCATCGTGCGACGCGGCACGGCCCCCACGTTGAACCGTATTCTGACGGGCTGCAAATTGAAGCTGCCGGTGGTCGTGAAGCCGCCGAGCCAGGGATCGACCATCGGGGTCACCATCGTCCGTAAGCCCTCGCAGTGGAAGGAGGCCTTGCGCACGGCTCATCAGTATGAGGCGGAAGCGATGGTGGAAGCCTATATTCCCGGGCACGAAGTGACGGTTTCGTTGTTGGGCGATGCGAACGAGGTGGTAACGGTTCTCCCTGCCGTGGAGATTGTGGCGCCGGACGGGTTTTACGACTTCTCGGCAAAGTATCAGAAGGGCCGGACGCAGTATGTGTGTCCCGCGCCGCTTCCCGCCGCGGTCACCAAGCAGATCACGCGGTTGGCGATGGAGACCTATCAGGCGTTGGGCTGCAGCGGGGCCGCGCGGGTGGATTTTCGCATCACCCCCAAGGGCAAGCCCTATGTGTTGGAAATCAACACGGTGCCGGGGATGACCGAGACGAGTTTGTTGCCGATGGCGGCGGGCAAAGCAGGTCTGTCCTACGATGTGTTGACGGAACGGATCCTTCAATCTGCGGTCCGGCGAGCCGGGGCGGGACCGTTTCGAGCCGTGAGGTAG